In Actinomyces weissii, a genomic segment contains:
- the gatC gene encoding Asp-tRNA(Asn)/Glu-tRNA(Gln) amidotransferase subunit GatC, translating into MSAISKDEVARVAALARVSLSEEEVARLAGELDDVASSFARVTSVVTPELPATSHPVPLNNVLREDVPGPTLDVEELLAGAPAAEDSMFLVPQILGEEA; encoded by the coding sequence ATGTCTGCAATCTCCAAGGACGAGGTCGCCCGCGTCGCGGCGCTCGCACGTGTGTCGCTGAGCGAGGAGGAGGTGGCGCGCCTGGCCGGAGAGCTCGACGACGTCGCCTCATCCTTCGCCCGGGTCACCAGTGTGGTGACGCCCGAGCTGCCTGCCACCTCCCACCCGGTCCCCTTGAACAACGTCCTGCGCGAGGACGTGCCCGGCCCCACCCTGGACGTGGAGGAGCTGCTGGCCGGCGCCCCCGCCGCGGAGGACTCGATGTTCCTGGTGCCCCAGATCCTGGGGGAGGAGGCCTGA